The following are encoded together in the Parabacteroides chongii genome:
- the rpoB gene encoding DNA-directed RNA polymerase subunit beta, which translates to MSSTAENQRVNFASIKNQFPYPDFLEVQLKSFQDFLQLDTPPEKRKKEGLYKVFAENFPIADTRNNFVLEFLDYYIDPPRYTIDECIARGLTYSVPLKAKLKLYCTDPDHEDFDTVIQDVYLGPIPYMTERGTFVINGAERVVVSQLHRSPGVFFGQSTHANGTKLYSARIIPFKGSWIEFATDINNVMYAYIDRKKKLPVTTLLRAIGFESDKDILEIFNLAEEVKVSKANLKKLIGRKLAARVLKTWVEDFVDEDTGEVVSIERNDVIIDRESVLDSDSIEAILESGTQNVLLHREDQNLSDYAIIYNTLQKDPSNSEKEAVLYIYRQLRNAEPADEASAREVIQNLFFSEKRYDLGEVGRYRINKKLNLTTSNDVKVLTKEDIIEIIKYLIELINSKAIVDDIDHLSNRRVRTVGEQLYNQFGIGLARMSRTVRERMNVRDNEVFTPIDLINAKTISSVVNSFFGTNALSQFMDQTNPLAEITHKRRLSALGPGGLSRERAGFEVRDVHYTHYGRLCPIETPEGPNIGLISSLCVYAKINDLGFISTPYRKVVNGQVDFANESLQYYTAEEEEEMTIAQGNAPLDENGKFILERVKARFEADFPVVPPSEIDLMDVAPQQIASIAASLIPFLEHDDANRALMGSNMMRQAVPLLRTDAPIVGTGIEAQVARDSRTQIMAERDGEVVFVDATCIKIKYDRTEDEDFVSFEDAVKTYVIPKWRKTNQSTTVDLRPICHRGQRVKAGDILTEGYSTQKGELALGRNVKVAYMPWKGYNYEDAIVLNERMVREDFFTSVHVDEYILEVRETKRGMEELTSDIPNVSEEATKDLDERGIVRVGARIEPGDILIGKITPKGESDPSPEEKLLRAIFGDKAGDVKDASLKATPSLRGVVIDTALFSKAVKKRKSRLTDKAILPKLDEEYEMKMADLKNLLVEKLLTLTNGKVSQGVKDYMNTEVIAKGAKFSRKALEDLDYNAVQVSKWTADADKNELIKQVILNYLKKYKELDAELRRKKFDLTIGDELPTGIVQMAKVYIAKKRKIQVGDKMAGRHGNKGIVSKIVRQEDMPFLEDGTPVDICLNPLGVPSRMNLGQIFEAVLGWAGRTMDVKFATPIFDGASLDDLNEMTDKAGIPRYGKSYLYDGGTGERFDQPATVGVTYFLKLGHMVDDKMHARSIGPYSLITQQPLGGKAQFGGQRFGEMEVWALEAFGAAHVLQEILTIKSDDVVGRSKAYEAIVKGDPMPQPGIPESLNVLLHELRGLGLSFTLD; encoded by the coding sequence ATGTCTTCAACAGCTGAAAACCAAAGAGTTAATTTTGCTTCGATTAAGAATCAATTTCCGTATCCGGACTTTCTCGAAGTTCAATTGAAGTCATTCCAAGACTTTCTTCAACTTGACACACCTCCTGAAAAGAGAAAGAAGGAGGGATTGTATAAGGTGTTTGCAGAGAATTTCCCTATTGCAGATACCAGAAACAACTTTGTGTTGGAGTTCTTAGATTACTATATCGATCCGCCCCGTTATACAATCGATGAATGTATTGCGCGTGGATTAACCTATAGTGTGCCTTTAAAAGCAAAGTTAAAACTGTATTGTACAGACCCGGATCATGAAGATTTTGATACTGTTATCCAGGATGTATATTTAGGCCCGATTCCTTATATGACGGAACGTGGTACTTTTGTGATAAATGGTGCTGAACGCGTTGTAGTTTCACAGTTACACCGTTCTCCGGGTGTATTCTTTGGTCAGAGTACACATGCTAACGGTACAAAATTGTATTCAGCACGTATCATTCCATTCAAAGGCTCATGGATCGAATTTGCAACAGACATTAATAATGTGATGTATGCTTATATCGACCGTAAAAAGAAATTACCTGTAACTACCCTATTAAGAGCTATTGGTTTTGAAAGCGATAAAGATATTCTTGAAATCTTTAACCTGGCTGAAGAAGTAAAAGTTTCGAAAGCAAATCTGAAGAAACTGATCGGTCGTAAGCTGGCTGCACGTGTATTGAAAACATGGGTAGAGGATTTCGTGGATGAAGATACTGGCGAAGTTGTTTCTATTGAACGTAATGACGTTATCATCGACCGCGAGTCGGTTTTAGATAGCGACAGTATTGAAGCTATTCTGGAATCTGGTACGCAGAATGTATTATTACATCGCGAAGATCAGAATCTTTCAGATTATGCAATCATCTATAATACGCTTCAGAAAGACCCGAGTAACTCTGAGAAAGAGGCTGTACTATATATTTACCGTCAGTTGCGTAATGCAGAACCTGCAGATGAAGCAAGTGCCCGTGAAGTTATACAGAACCTGTTCTTCTCTGAAAAACGTTATGATTTAGGTGAAGTAGGCCGTTACAGAATCAATAAAAAGTTGAACCTTACTACCAGCAATGATGTAAAGGTTTTAACAAAAGAAGATATAATCGAGATCATCAAATATCTTATCGAGTTGATCAACTCGAAAGCTATTGTGGATGATATCGACCACTTGAGTAACCGTCGCGTACGTACTGTAGGCGAACAGTTATATAACCAGTTTGGTATCGGTCTGGCTCGTATGTCACGTACTGTACGTGAACGTATGAACGTTCGCGATAATGAAGTATTTACTCCGATCGATTTGATTAATGCGAAGACTATTTCTTCTGTCGTTAACTCATTCTTCGGTACAAATGCTTTGTCGCAGTTTATGGACCAGACAAACCCGTTGGCTGAGATTACTCACAAACGTCGTCTGTCTGCCCTTGGACCGGGTGGTTTGTCAAGAGAGCGTGCCGGATTCGAGGTTCGTGACGTTCACTATACACACTATGGTCGTCTTTGTCCTATTGAAACTCCTGAAGGACCGAATATCGGTTTGATCTCTTCTTTGTGTGTATATGCGAAGATCAATGATCTGGGGTTCATTTCGACTCCGTATCGTAAGGTTGTGAATGGTCAGGTTGACTTTGCTAACGAAAGCCTGCAATATTACACTGCGGAGGAAGAAGAGGAAATGACTATTGCACAGGGTAATGCTCCGCTGGATGAAAACGGTAAGTTTATTCTTGAAAGAGTAAAGGCCCGTTTCGAAGCAGACTTCCCTGTTGTGCCACCTTCTGAAATAGACTTGATGGACGTGGCTCCGCAGCAAATCGCTTCAATTGCTGCATCTTTGATTCCGTTCCTGGAACATGATGATGCGAACCGTGCATTGATGGGATCTAACATGATGCGCCAGGCAGTTCCTTTGTTGCGTACGGATGCTCCGATCGTCGGTACAGGTATCGAGGCACAGGTTGCCCGCGATTCACGTACACAGATTATGGCTGAACGTGACGGTGAAGTTGTATTTGTAGATGCAACTTGTATCAAGATTAAATACGACCGCACTGAAGATGAAGATTTCGTAAGCTTCGAGGATGCGGTTAAGACATATGTTATTCCGAAGTGGCGTAAGACTAACCAGAGTACGACCGTCGACCTTCGTCCGATCTGCCATCGAGGTCAACGTGTAAAAGCTGGAGACATCCTGACTGAAGGTTATTCTACACAGAAGGGTGAACTGGCTTTGGGACGTAACGTGAAAGTGGCTTATATGCCTTGGAAGGGTTACAACTATGAGGATGCTATCGTACTGAACGAACGTATGGTTCGTGAAGACTTCTTTACTTCTGTTCACGTGGATGAATATATCCTTGAAGTGCGTGAAACAAAACGTGGTATGGAAGAGCTGACATCTGATATTCCTAACGTAAGTGAAGAAGCTACTAAGGATTTGGATGAAAGAGGTATCGTTCGTGTAGGTGCTCGCATCGAACCGGGTGATATTCTGATCGGTAAGATTACTCCGAAAGGTGAATCAGATCCTTCTCCTGAAGAAAAATTGCTGCGTGCAATCTTCGGTGATAAGGCAGGTGATGTAAAGGATGCTTCACTGAAAGCTACTCCGTCTCTTCGTGGTGTTGTTATCGATACTGCTTTATTCTCTAAAGCTGTTAAGAAACGTAAGTCGAGATTGACAGATAAGGCTATTCTTCCGAAGTTGGATGAAGAATACGAAATGAAGATGGCCGACCTGAAAAATCTATTGGTAGAGAAATTATTAACTCTAACTAACGGTAAAGTTTCTCAGGGTGTTAAAGACTATATGAATACAGAAGTGATTGCGAAGGGAGCCAAATTCTCTCGTAAAGCACTGGAAGATCTGGATTATAATGCTGTTCAGGTAAGTAAATGGACTGCCGATGCAGATAAGAACGAACTTATCAAGCAGGTTATCCTGAACTATCTGAAGAAATATAAAGAACTGGATGCCGAACTGAGACGTAAGAAATTCGATCTTACTATCGGTGATGAACTGCCTACCGGTATTGTTCAGATGGCAAAAGTGTATATTGCTAAGAAGCGTAAGATTCAGGTAGGTGATAAGATGGCCGGTCGTCACGGTAACAAGGGTATTGTTTCCAAGATCGTTCGTCAGGAAGATATGCCGTTCCTGGAAGACGGAACTCCGGTTGATATCTGTTTGAACCCGCTGGGTGTGCCTTCTCGTATGAACCTGGGACAGATCTTTGAGGCTGTATTAGGTTGGGCAGGTAGAACAATGGATGTTAAGTTTGCGACTCCGATTTTCGACGGTGCTTCTTTGGATGACCTGAATGAAATGACTGACAAAGCCGGTATTCCCCGATATGGTAAGTCTTACCTGTATGATGGTGGAACCGGTGAGCGTTTCGACCAGCCGGCAACAGTAGGTGTTACTTACTTCCTGAAGCTGGGTCACATGGTTGACGATAAGATGCACGCCCGTTCAATCGGTCCGTACTCTCTGATTACTCAACAGCCTCTGGGTGGTAAAGCTCAGTTTGGTGGTCAGCGTTTCGGAGAGATGGAAGTTTGGGCACTGGAAGCCTTCGGTGCCGCACATGTTCTTCAGGAAATCCTTACTATTAAGTCTGATGACGTTGTAGGACGTTCTAAAGCTTACGAGGCTATTGTAAAAGGTGATCCGATGCCGCAACCGGGTATTCCGGAATCTCTGAATGTATTGCTTCACGAGCTGCGAGGTTTAGGTTTAAGCTTTACTCTGGATTAA
- the rplJ gene encoding 50S ribosomal protein L10, with product MKKEDKGIVISQLTETVKEYPNFYLTDIEALNAEKTSKLRRECFKQDVKLVVVKNNLLKKALENVEGDFSPLQIALKGNTAVMFSQTANAPARLIKEFTKGAKKGEIAKPVLKAAYVQESFYVGAENLEALVNIKSKNELIGDVIALLQSPVKNVISALQSSGQTIHGLLKTLEER from the coding sequence ATGAAAAAGGAAGATAAAGGCATAGTAATAAGCCAGCTTACAGAAACTGTAAAGGAATATCCTAATTTCTATTTGACTGATATCGAAGCATTGAATGCTGAGAAGACAAGCAAATTGAGAAGAGAATGTTTCAAACAGGACGTAAAGTTGGTTGTTGTAAAGAACAACTTGCTTAAAAAAGCACTGGAAAATGTAGAAGGTGATTTTTCACCGCTGCAGATTGCTTTGAAAGGCAATACAGCTGTTATGTTTTCACAAACAGCGAATGCTCCTGCTCGTCTGATCAAAGAATTTACTAAAGGTGCAAAGAAAGGCGAAATAGCTAAACCGGTATTGAAAGCTGCCTATGTACAGGAAAGTTTTTATGTCGGTGCTGAAAACCTGGAAGCCCTTGTAAATATCAAGAGCAAAAACGAACTTATCGGCGATGTTATTGCATTGTTGCAATCTCCGGTGAAGAACGTTATCTCTGCTCTTCAGTCATCAGGACAAACTATCCATGGTCTGTTGAAGACTTTGGAAGAAAGATAA
- the rplL gene encoding 50S ribosomal protein L7/L12, which translates to MADLKAFAEQLVNLTVKEVSELATILKEEYGIEPAAAAVAVAGPAAGGAAAAEEEKTSFDVVLKAAGANKLAVVKAVKELTGLGLKEAKDLVDGAPSAIKEGIAKADAEGLKKQLEEAGAEVELK; encoded by the coding sequence ATGGCAGATTTGAAAGCTTTTGCAGAACAATTAGTAAACCTGACCGTAAAAGAAGTAAGCGAACTGGCTACAATCCTTAAAGAAGAATATGGTATCGAACCTGCTGCTGCAGCTGTTGCTGTTGCTGGTCCTGCTGCTGGTGGCGCTGCTGCTGCAGAAGAAGAAAAAACATCTTTCGATGTTGTATTGAAAGCAGCTGGTGCTAATAAATTGGCTGTTGTTAAGGCAGTAAAAGAATTAACTGGTCTTGGTTTGAAAGAAGCTAAAGATTTAGTTGATGGTGCTCCTAGCGCAATTAAAGAAGGAATCGCTAAAGCTGATGCTGAAGGATTAAAGAAACAGCTGGAAGAAGCTGGAGCTGAAGTTGAGCTTAAATAG